Proteins encoded by one window of Candidatus Babeliales bacterium:
- a CDS encoding branched-chain amino acid transport system II carrier protein, which translates to MKRFFESNIISTGLAIFSMLFGAGNLMYPLYVGMHAGDKNFYGLAGFIMTAVLLPLAGFIAMMLFNGNYNTFFNRLGKPFGGLMIFFCMIIIGPLIAIPRIVTLSHTMIAPFLPTSILTTITPTSSFLFSLIFLGITFLLTYKENRIVDLLGYVISPALLLSLVIIITKGLMTTKTAVSNNLSNFTVFKINFMRGYETLDLLGAIFFSSIVINILKNKIGKSIQHNPRLLSSIGLKAGIIGVSLLGSVYIGMSLLGVYHGHGFEAVNMGELFKEVSFSILGSHGAAIIATAVLMACLSTSIALSAVVADYLHTDILSRRISYATALIFTLLSCLPMSTAGLDIVLAYTGGFITFVGYPVLITITFANILYKLFDFKPIKLPVLITLIIAFASYKNYF; encoded by the coding sequence ATGAAACGTTTTTTTGAATCAAATATAATTTCGACTGGATTAGCAATATTTTCTATGCTCTTTGGCGCAGGTAATCTCATGTATCCTCTGTACGTTGGTATGCATGCCGGAGACAAAAACTTCTATGGCCTTGCGGGCTTTATTATGACCGCAGTATTACTCCCGCTTGCCGGTTTTATTGCTATGATGCTTTTTAATGGAAACTACAATACGTTCTTTAACCGTCTGGGAAAACCATTTGGCGGTCTCATGATTTTTTTCTGTATGATCATTATCGGCCCTCTGATTGCAATCCCCCGTATAGTCACCCTTTCTCATACGATGATCGCGCCGTTTTTACCCACGTCAATACTCACTACTATAACCCCTACCTCTTCATTTTTGTTTAGCCTTATTTTTCTTGGAATAACCTTTTTGCTCACGTATAAAGAAAACCGCATTGTTGATCTTCTTGGATATGTAATCAGCCCCGCCCTACTACTCTCTCTGGTGATCATTATCACTAAAGGGCTTATGACAACAAAAACTGCCGTTTCTAACAATTTGTCTAATTTTACTGTCTTTAAAATAAACTTTATGCGCGGCTATGAAACGCTAGACCTCTTGGGAGCGATATTCTTTTCGTCTATTGTAATCAATATCTTAAAAAATAAGATTGGTAAAAGTATCCAACATAACCCCCGTTTACTTTCATCTATTGGCTTAAAAGCGGGTATTATCGGTGTATCCTTATTGGGTTCCGTTTATATTGGTATGAGCCTGCTCGGCGTATACCACGGCCACGGCTTTGAAGCGGTCAACATGGGAGAACTATTTAAAGAAGTATCTTTCAGCATTCTGGGATCCCACGGTGCCGCAATTATCGCTACCGCTGTATTAATGGCCTGTCTATCGACTTCTATAGCGCTTTCTGCCGTTGTAGCCGATTACCTCCACACAGACATTCTTTCTAGACGAATCAGCTATGCTACTGCATTGATCTTCACCCTGTTATCATGCCTTCCCATGAGCACTGCTGGCCTTGATATCGTACTTGCCTATACTGGAGGATTTATTACCTTTGTTGGTTACCCGGTCCTTATTACCATCACTTTTGCCAACATCCTGTATAAACTATTCGATTTTAAACCAATAAAACTACCTGTTCTTATAACGCTTATTATCGCGTTTGCAAGTTATAAAAACTATTTTTAA